Genomic window (Melioribacteraceae bacterium):
TTAACGAAAGGAATTGGGGGTTTTGGTACTGACATGGGAGGTGTGGTAATAGGTAAGAAAAAGTGGCGGGATATTTTGTTACTCTATCGTAAAGATTTTGGTGCAGTTCTAAACACAAAAAGTGCATGGGCAATATTAACTTATGGATTACCAACTTTGCCAATCCGACAAAAACAGCAAATTCAATCCTCATTAATGATAGCCGAGTTTTTAGAACAGCATCCAAAAGTTGAATTTGTTAATTATCCCGGCCTTAAGTCATTCAAGTTTTATGAGACGGCAAAAAAACAAATGGTGGATTTTGAAGGAAATTTTGCTCCGGGAAGTTTGATCTACTTTGTGTTGAAAGGAGATTCCCCTGCCGAAAGTAAGGAGAAGGGGGGCAAGTTTATGGATTATATTGCTAATTCAGCTTATACTATGACTTTAGCTGTGAGCCTTGGACATACAAGAACTTTAATTGAACATCCAGCCTCCATGACTCATTCAGTCATTCCTCCAGAGAAATTAGCTGAACACGCGATTGATGCAGGCGGAATTAGACTTGCACTTGGGCTTGAAAACGTGAATGATATAATCATGGATCTTGAAGAAGCTCTTAAGCTCATTTAATTTTTTGATGAAGATAATTAAGAGTTCCATTCTCGCAAAATTTACAGAAGTTATTTTTGGATTTTCAACCAAAATTGGATTGAATAGAAATTCTCCCTATTATTTTAACATGTCATTTAACGTTGGGGATGACAATTTTATTGTTGCAGAAAATAGAGAAGCTTTCTTTAAGGAACTAAATGTAAATAAAGAAGAGGTTTGTTTTCAGAAACAGATTCACTCTGACATTATAACCTATGTTGATCGAAGGGGAAACTGTGGTGATTCAGACGCTCTAATCACTGATAAACCAAACTTAGCTTTAACAATTTCAAGTGCCGACTGCACTCCAGTTTTCATTTACGATTCATTGAATAAAATTGTAGCCGCAATTCATTCCGGATGGCGGGGCACTCAACAAAAAATAACTTTAAAAACTCTGAATAAATTATTTGGTGAATTTAATTCTAAACCAGAGAATTTATTTGTGTTTATTGGTCCATCAATTTCGAAGAAGAATTATGAGGTTGGCCTTGAGGTTGCTCGATTATTTGATAATAAATATGTAAAAGAATCAAACGGTAAGTATTATCTCGATGTATCTAAAAATAATTATGATATGCTCGTGGAATCGAATATACCTGTGACCCAAATTGAGTATTCAAACTTGTGTACATTTGAGGAATCAGAACTCCTTCATTCTTACCGGCGGGATGGTGCGATTTCAGGACGTGCTTTGGGACTTATTTACTGGAGAGACGATGCTTATTAGTGATAATGTAAAAATTAGCAGCGGCTATATAATTTGTTGTTTTATTTGGGGTTCAACTTGGCTCGCAATCCGTCTTGGCCTGGATTCATTTCAACCATTTATTTCGGCAGGACTTAGATTTTCACTAGCTGCAATATTTGTTTTCATATTAGTTCAATACAAAAAAATTGAAATAAAACTCACAAAGGAGTCAATCAAGTTCTATACAATAATGGGTTTCTTTTCTTTAGCAGTTCCATTTGCTCTGGTTTATTGGGGGGAACAGCATATTTCCTCAGGGCTAACATCAATTGTATTTGCTGTATTCCCTTTTTTTGTAATTATTTTCAGCAAAATATTTATTAAAGGGCAAACGATTTATTTATCACAAATAATGGGAATCTTGATCGGATTTTTAGGCATCATATTAATATTTTCGGATAGTCTAAAATTTGAATTGTCAAATTCTGTTTTAGGCATAGCAGCAGTATTACTCAGTTCAGCAATACAGGGTGCAATTTCGGTATATGTAAAAATTAAAGGAGAGCGGTATCATCCTTTGGGGATGAATTTATTTCCATTAATAATTGCTGGCTTAACCATGTTAATAGCGGCTTTTATTTTCGAATCCCCGGCATCATGGAAATTTAATTTGGCTGGAATTGGATCGGTTGTTTATTTGGCTTTATTCGGAACCGTTATTGCGTTTTCAGTTTATTATTGGCTTATAAAAAGAATTAATGTAATACTACTTTCACTTATCACATTAATAACTCCTATTATTGCCGTAATGCTTGGCGTTATTATACTCGGTGAAGAATTATCAAGCCAAGCTATTGCCGGCAGTGTGTTAGTGTTAATAGGGGTGGTTTCTAATAATTTATATTCAATAAAAAAGTATATTTTTGAAAAAAGAAGTTGAAACCTATTGTTGCGGATAGTTAGTCTTATTTGTAAATAGAAAGCCGAATATATTCAGCTTATAAAAAGTTAAAGCGATTTTATACAAAACAGTTTTTCGAACAAGAAAGAGGGAAAAATGAAAAAGTATAATTTTATTTATATACTCCTAATTAGTTTGTTGATAGTTACTGCATGCGGTAAAGATGACAATCCCACCGAATCCAACGGAGATAATTTGGTTGGCACATGGGTGTTAACAAAAATTACAATAGTTTCGGGGGGAAATCTAGAAATTTCACCAGCTACAATTGGGACTAGTGCTACAATAATCATTAGAAGTGACAGAACTTTTACGGCCACAACTACAGATTCAGAAGGAACATCTACAGAAACCGGAACATGGAGTGTTGCTAACGGAAAAATAACTATGAAAACTAATGATGGCTCCAGCGAAGAAATTCCATATACAGTTAATGGAAATAAATTAACAATTGAAACGGTAATGGAAATTGCGGCATTTGGCGAAGTTCAAGCAAAATTGGAATTCACAAAACAGTAATTATTAAATTCTACTGTGGGAAATCAGCAGCTTTTAATTAACTGTAAAATTTTCAAAAATTCGTTACCCGGAATTACTTCATGCTCAACATAATTAAAATAAAGAATGCCTCTTTTTACGCTTATCACGGCGCTTTAAAGGAGGAGCAAAATATTGGTGGAAAATTTGAAGCCGACGTAGATATATTCACTAATTTCTCAGAGGCTGCTAAAAGTGACAACTTAAGTTTAACAATCGATTACACCGATGTTTATAAATTTATCAATAAAATTGTGCATGAAAGGAAATTGTATTTAATAGAGACTCTGGCTACAATTATAGCTGATGAACTCTTGAAAAAATATCCATCCATTCAAAAAATTGCAGTACGTGTACGAAAACATAGTGTGCCCGTTGGTGGTGTTCTAGATTATGTTGAAGCTGAAGTGATCAAAGAAAATGGTGAATAAAGTATATTTGGCGCTTGGGGCGAATATTGGTAACCCAATGCAAAAATTAATGGATGCTTGTGAAATTATTGAGGCGGATGAAAATTGTTCTATAATTAAAACTTCATCTGTATATGAATCAAAACCATACGGGTTTATGGAACAAAGTAACTTTTATAACGCGGTTATTTTTGTTAAAACGAGTTACAATTTAGAACAGATTTTTACTTTTATTAAGAGCGCTGAAAAAATTCTCGGCCGCACTGATCAAAAAATTCATTGGGGCCCGCGTGAAATAGATATTGATATTCTTTATTATAATAACTTAATTTATACCAGCGATATTCTAACTGTTCCACATAAAGAAATATTGAAAAGAGATTTTGTACTGATTCCACTAATTGAAATTTGCGGCGATTTCTATCACCCAGTTTCAACTGAACCTCTGAATAAAATTGATATTTCTTCATTAGAACAAAATGTAATCAGAAAACTTGATAATAAATTAATATAAAAAGTGAATGATATAAGATATATTGCAATTGAGGGAGTAATTGGAGCAGGTAAAACTTCTTTAGCTCAAAAACTTTCTGAAAGGTTAAGCGCAATTTTAATTCTTGAAGAGTTTGAAGAGAATCCATTCTTAGAAAAATTTTATGATGATAGAAAGCGATTTGCTTTTCAGACACAGATGTTCTTCTTGATCAATAGATATAAACAGCAGCAGCAGATGAATCAGCAGGAATTATTTGCCAAACATATTGTAACCGACTATATTTTTGACAAGGATAGAATATTTGCGTACATGAATCTCAATGGTGAGGAATTAAAACTTTATGAAAGTTTATTCCCACTGCTCGAAAGAGAGATACCAAAACCCGATTTGGTGATATTCCTTCAGTCGAGTATTGATCGTCTTGTTTCAAATGTAAAATTAAGGGGAAGAAATTTTGAGAAAAATCTTACCCGCTCTTACTTAACAGAATTATCAGAAGCATATAATAATTTTTTCTTCAAGTATAACAATACCCCATTGTTAATTGTAAATACTTCGGAAATAGATTTTGTGAATGACGACGATGATTTTGATGAACTTTTTAAACAAATATTTAGAGAAGACAGGGCATTTATAGAGTATTTTAACCCTGAAGTTAAAGGAAAATAATGTTCAGATTATTAGTATGGGGAGTTGTTTTTTATTTCATTTATAAAGCAATAAAAGTTTTGATGAAGGCTATAATACCAAACTCGAATAATAATTTTTATAAAAATAGAAATGAGAAGAAAACAGAAGCCGGAATTAATAAGAAAGATATAATTGAAGCTGAGTTTGAAGAGATTCCTCAAAACGATAAAGACAAAAATTAGCTGTTAAAAATGTCTAATTCGAAACCTCACAAAAAAATAATAACAAAGCTTATTCAAATACTACTAGCAGCCAAAGACACTCCTTTTGGACAACCAAATAAATTTAAAAGAGTACTAATAATTAGGCAGCATAATCAATTTGGAGATATGCTTGCCAGTGTGTCACTCTTTAGAGCGGTTAAAGAGACATATCCAAATGTATCGCTTACCATTATTGCAAGTCCCGAAAACTATTTCGCCATTGAGAAAAATAATTTAATAGATGAACTTGTTGTTTTTGACAAGAAAAATCTTAAAAATCCATTATATATTGCAAAATTTTGGAAAACCCTGAGAAGGGGATATGATTTTGCAATTGTCCCCGCAACAGTTGCAATCTCAAATACTAGTTGTATTCTTGCGGCTTTAAGTAGATCAACTATTAAGTTTGGACCCTTATCATTAGGAGGAATTGGTAATCCGCTGGCTCCAGTATTCAATTTTAAAATTAAGTTGGATTGGAAAAATTATCCCGACGCTCATGTTTCTGAATTTATATTAGATATTGTTCGCCCATTTGGAATTAGTACAAAAAATTATCTATCATCAATTAACTTCGACAGATATGATAAAGAAATGGCGGAAAAATTTATTAGTACTTTAAGAAAAGGTAATTTAATAATTGGATTACATGTTGGAGCAGGGAAGCCTCAAAACAGATGGGATTTAGAAAACTTTACTGAGTTAATAAAATTTCTGCAGCAGAAATACAGCGCTTCATTTTATTTTACAGGAAGCAGTGCCGATAGGGAACAAATACTATTCATGAAAAATAAGTTTGGAGAAACCACAGGATATTTTATTAACAAAACGATAGCTCAATTGGCGGCAGTTATTTCTCTGACTGACATATTTATTACAAATGATACCGGAGTAATGCATGTTGCCGGGGCAACTGATGTTGCCCAGATTTCATTATTTGGCCCTACAAATCCATTTAATTGGGCACCTATTGGTAAGAATAAATTTTTTTTAAGAAAATCCGATTTTGTGAATGATATTACAACTGAGGATGTAGTTAATTTAATTGATGTAATTCGAGATTCGCAGAGTGAAAGGAAATATTAATTATTGATACTTAGGAATAGTAAAAATAAATTTTGTACCATTTCCTTCAATACTTTCTACCCAGATTTTTCCCTGCAATTTATTAACAATTTCAGCGCATAAAATTAAGCCAAGCCCGGTGCCAGTTTCTCCCGATGTACCTTTAGTGGAAATATGAGAATCGATTTTAAAAAGTTTTGATATTTTATTTTGCGCAATGCCCACTCCAGAATCCTCAACAGTAACTTGAAGGAATTGATCTAAAATATCGGCGCTTATCTTAATAATTCCTTTATCGGGTGTAAACTTTATTGCATTGGAGAGCAAATTATCTATTACCGCTTCGAACATTCTAATATCGCCATAACCAAAAGTCTCAGCGGCTATTCGATTTTCAATCGAAATATGTTTGTTGTCTGCGTTCGGTTTGTGAAGCTGAGATATAGTATTTACAACTTTTTCTATATCTATCTTCTCTTTTCGGTATTCAACGCGACCGGTTTGAAGCCTGGACCATTCCAACAATTGTTCTATAAATTGGAAAATATTTCTCGTTGTGGAATGAATTCTATCTATGAAGTCATTTTTTTCTTCTTCAGATAAATTGGGGAATTCATCTTTTAGTAATCCGGTGAATCCAAGTAAACCTTGAAATGGACTTTTAAGATCGTGAGCTATTATTGAAAAGAAATCATCTTTCGATTTATTTAATTCTTTCAATTCTGCTTCATAATTTTTGATATGTGTTATATCACTAATTATTGTAAATATTCTAAATGGTTTACTGTTGCCCGCGGAATACTCGGGGGTAGAAGATAATGTCAGCCATTTTTCATTTCCAGTTTTGGAAAAACGTATCCTTAGAAGTATATCTTTAACTTCTTTGCCGGTTTTGAGGGCTACGTATGGGGGTAGTTTCTCGCGTGGTACTTCTGTCCCATCCTCAAAAAAGAATTTAAATCTCGAATCAAAGATATTTATCTGAGAAAGTTCCTCCTCTTTTATATCAAAAATTTTACAAACTGCTGAATTAAATGAAAGTATATCTCCATTAATATCGTTATAGAGAACACCCTGGCTCATCGATTCAAAAAGGTTACGGTATTTTGTTTCACTGGCAATTAAACCTAATTCAGATTGCTTTCTCTCTGTGATATCTCTAAAAATAAGAACAACTCCGGTGAGGGTGCCAGCTTCGTCACGGATAAGAGTTGTGTGCTCCTCAATCATCATTAATTCGGCATTGCGTTTTAGCAGAAAGGCTTCATTATAATTTTTCTGAGGATATGGATTATTTAGAATTGTTATAACGGGGTTTTCTATTGGATTATAAGTTTGGGGATCGACCAAATGAAAAACATGATCAATTCGCTTGCCCTTCAGAGTATCTGAGTCGAGACCCAAAATTTGTTCAGCCTGTTTATTAGAATATTTAATTATTCCATCAGAATTTGTAGCGAGAATTGCATCCCCGATGCTGCGAAGAGTTGCGTTAAGCCATCGTTCACTCTCCTTAAGTTTGGCCTCCATTTTTCTACGGTTGAGCGCAACTACAATTGTGCTTTCTAGCTCTCGTGTTTCAAATGGTTTCACCAGATAGCCGTAAGGTTCGGTATGTTTAGCTCGTGATACGGTGGTATGATCGCCAAACGCGGTTAAATAAATAACCGGGATATCAACTTTAGATCTGATTGCTTCAGTGGTTTTAATACCATCTAAATCGCCACTCAGATTTATATCCATAATTATTAAATCAGGTCTAAGCGAAACCGCTTTTTCGTAGGCTTCCCATCCAGAGGTGGCCGTTCCAACTACATCGTAACCGCTTCTTTTTAATCGATGAGCAATTTCCATTGAAATTATCTGCTCATCCTCTACTAAAAGAACTTTTGCGTTATTCATTTATCATTTTACTTAGAAGGAAACTCAATTATATATCTCGTACCCTTCTCTCTTTCAATTTTAATTGTTCCCTCAATCTGATAAACTAACATTTTTATAAGATTGAGCCCTAATGTTAATTGTTCTTGCTCAAAATTAATGTTTTCTGGTATACCAATTCCATTATCATCAAAAATTAATTCATAATTATTTTGTTTAATCAGACATGAAATCTTAATGATCGGATGTTCAATTTCCGCAGATTTTGGGAATGCATATTTTAATGCGTTCGTAGTCAACTCATTTAAAAGAAGACCGCAGGGTATTGCTCTATCTAAATCTAAAAATACATTTCTAATATCAATTTCCATATTAATGTCATTAGAAAAACTAAAATTATCGATGAGAAAACCAGTTAATTCTCTTACGTATATATTGAAATCGAGATGCGATAAATCAGTCGATCTATAAATCCTTTCATGGATTAATGACATTGTCCTAATTCGATTAAAACTTTCGGTGAGCGATCGTTTAATCATTTCATCATCCGATTGAGATGCTTGCAGAGATAAAAGGGAAGTGATGATTTGTAAATTATTTTTTACACGATGGTGTATTTCCTTAAGCAGTACTTCTTTCTCGGCTATTGAATCCTTCAATAGTGATTCTGCAATTCTTCTTTCTTCTTCAACCGCTAATGCAGAAGCAACTATACTTAATAGTTTAGAATCTTCTTCAGTTAGTTTCTTTTTGGTTTTAAATACGGCTCCTAATGATCCTCTTTTAGAACCGCCAAATGCTACAGGTATTCCTATAAATGTAACCAGATCATAATTAACAACATTTCTATCTGTTGAGGCGTATCTTGTAAGAGACAAATCTTCATAGTAAACAATTTCATTTGAGTTAAGGTTAATAAGGTCTGTGCAAATATGACCATCGGGCTCATCAATCATCAAAAAATTATCTGGTAGGTTCCATGAAGCTACAGTAACCAATTTTTTATCTTTAATACAATCATAAATTGTGGCATCGGCATTTAATTCCTCCCCTAAGAGTTTAACTAATTTATTCATATTGGAAACAGGATCAACTCCAAAACTGATCAAACACTCATTTAACTTTTTAAGCCTTATCTCATATTTTTTTCTGACGGTTATGTCATTTGTCATCATAATCGCTTCTACTGGTGAGCCAACCCGGATTACTGGACTAAAGGTTAATTCGTAATATTTAGTATCCTTAGAACCAAAAATTATTTCTTCTGTAACACTTTGTCTCTCATCAAAAACCAGTTTTATAATTCTGTCTATTTTTATGTTAAGATCAGGAAACACTTCACGAATATTTAACTGGTTCTTGTAATTAATATTTAACTTTTCTTGAATTTTACTTTGAAACTGGATTTCTCCTTTTCTATTGAAACTAATTATAACACTTGGGGTGTTGGAAATGATTGTAGTAAGCCGTCCCTCGGATTCTTTGAGCAAATGAGTTCTGCTTTCTACTTCTGATTCGAGAAGCGTACTGTATCTTTTCTGTGAAAAATATTTAAATAACAAAAATGCTAAAGTTAATAAGCCTAAACTTACTATCACAAAAAACCACCACTGTGAATAGAAAGGGGCTTTAATAGTTATTATACCGGATTTCAATACATTACTCCATTCCTCAGATGGATTCCTGGATTTAACAAGCAGTTGATAATCACCAGGAGGAATATTCGTGTACCTAATGCTGCTTTGTCTTCCTAGATCAACCCATGATTCATCGAAGCCGGATAGAAAAACCTGGTACTCAATATTTTTTTCATTAACAAATGAAATCCCTTGAAATGAAAAAATGAGTGAATTATGATTGAAAGGTATTTTTAGTGGATTATTAAGATTAAAAATTGTTCCATTGCTTAGTTCAACATAACCAAGCTCAAGTTTTACATTTGATACACTTTCGAATTGTTCAAGATCGATGCATGATAATCCTCCTTCAGTACCTACCCATAATCGATTATGAGAATCGATAAACATTCCACCACGGTTTGTTTCCCTTGCGGATAAACCCGCTTCCATACTTATCTTTAAAGTATGTTCTCCTTTCCATTTAATTACACCATCAGATGAACCAATCCAGATATTATTGGAACGATCTTTTAATATAGAATATGTTGGACGATCATTCACATAGTTGTTTAGTTTGAGCAAAGTTATTTTGTTATCAGCAAATTTCGCCAATCCACCATTAGTAGCTATTAATATTTCTCTCTCGTTTACTCTAAGTAGTGAGAATTGATTATTTACTTTGAAATCATCGGAAGTATAATGCTTGAAATTTTTTTTTGAATCTATAATTAATAATCCATGACTCGTCGCCGCATAAAGTGTATTGTGTTCATCAAATAATATATCTCGGATGATTGAAACGTCCTCGGGTGTCTTTGAATTATAGACAATTAGTTTGTGATCAACAACTTTATATATTGTATTACTTGATGCAGCAAATAACTCACCTTTATTGTTTTTAGAAACAACGCTCACAGGAGATTTCTTTACCGGGAGAATCCATTTTATTGAATAGTCTGGGTTTAATTTCCCTAGTCCTAAATAATTGCCGGCTATCCAAATCTGATTTAAGGAATCCTTTACAAATCTTAAAAAACGTCCATTAAAAAAATCTTTAGTAATTAAATTTTCAATCGAGAAAGATTTGGCACCGGTTTCGTCTAAAATTGAATAACCGAGATTATGCCCAACTAAAAATTTGTTTTTTCTTAACTCAATAATCGCGGTGGATTCATTTTCGAGTAACCCAAAATCTTTATAATAATTCTGTACTTTGTAATTTGAAAGCTTCTCTATCCCTCGAAAACTCCCAAACCAAATATTATTTTCGAAATCCTTAAAGGCACAATATGCTCCGGTATTTATAAATCCTAATTTTGGATTTAATTCTAGCAGTTTATTTGTTTGCAGATTCAACTTAAATTTTTCGAGCATCGAGCCGTAGTAAACTTTATTATCACTATTATAGAGAATAAAAAAAGAGTTCAATGAAGGAATAGATTTTAATTTTTGAGTTTTATGTAAAAAGTGGATTTCGTTTTTTCTAACTTCTCCTATCCATCCGTTGCTTAATACCCATATAGAGCTTTCATCATTCTTCGAGTTTTCTTCTATATGAATTGCCAAGATTTGTTTCGATAGTTCAT
Coding sequences:
- a CDS encoding EamA family transporter, whose amino-acid sequence is MLISDNVKISSGYIICCFIWGSTWLAIRLGLDSFQPFISAGLRFSLAAIFVFILVQYKKIEIKLTKESIKFYTIMGFFSLAVPFALVYWGEQHISSGLTSIVFAVFPFFVIIFSKIFIKGQTIYLSQIMGILIGFLGIILIFSDSLKFELSNSVLGIAAVLLSSAIQGAISVYVKIKGERYHPLGMNLFPLIIAGLTMLIAAFIFESPASWKFNLAGIGSVVYLALFGTVIAFSVYYWLIKRINVILLSLITLITPIIAVMLGVIILGEELSSQAIAGSVLVLIGVVSNNLYSIKKYIFEKRS
- a CDS encoding glycosyltransferase family 9 protein gives rise to the protein MSNSKPHKKIITKLIQILLAAKDTPFGQPNKFKRVLIIRQHNQFGDMLASVSLFRAVKETYPNVSLTIIASPENYFAIEKNNLIDELVVFDKKNLKNPLYIAKFWKTLRRGYDFAIVPATVAISNTSCILAALSRSTIKFGPLSLGGIGNPLAPVFNFKIKLDWKNYPDAHVSEFILDIVRPFGISTKNYLSSINFDRYDKEMAEKFISTLRKGNLIIGLHVGAGKPQNRWDLENFTELIKFLQQKYSASFYFTGSSADREQILFMKNKFGETTGYFINKTIAQLAAVISLTDIFITNDTGVMHVAGATDVAQISLFGPTNPFNWAPIGKNKFFLRKSDFVNDITTEDVVNLIDVIRDSQSERKY
- the pgeF gene encoding peptidoglycan editing factor PgeF, whose translation is MKIIKSSILAKFTEVIFGFSTKIGLNRNSPYYFNMSFNVGDDNFIVAENREAFFKELNVNKEEVCFQKQIHSDIITYVDRRGNCGDSDALITDKPNLALTISSADCTPVFIYDSLNKIVAAIHSGWRGTQQKITLKTLNKLFGEFNSKPENLFVFIGPSISKKNYEVGLEVARLFDNKYVKESNGKYYLDVSKNNYDMLVESNIPVTQIEYSNLCTFEESELLHSYRRDGAISGRALGLIYWRDDAY
- the folK gene encoding 2-amino-4-hydroxy-6-hydroxymethyldihydropteridine diphosphokinase translates to MVNKVYLALGANIGNPMQKLMDACEIIEADENCSIIKTSSVYESKPYGFMEQSNFYNAVIFVKTSYNLEQIFTFIKSAEKILGRTDQKIHWGPREIDIDILYYNNLIYTSDILTVPHKEILKRDFVLIPLIEICGDFYHPVSTEPLNKIDISSLEQNVIRKLDNKLI
- the folB gene encoding dihydroneopterin aldolase is translated as MLNIIKIKNASFYAYHGALKEEQNIGGKFEADVDIFTNFSEAAKSDNLSLTIDYTDVYKFINKIVHERKLYLIETLATIIADELLKKYPSIQKIAVRVRKHSVPVGGVLDYVEAEVIKENGE
- a CDS encoding PAS domain S-box protein; amino-acid sequence: MNNAKVLLVEDEQIISMEIAHRLKRSGYDVVGTATSGWEAYEKAVSLRPDLIIMDINLSGDLDGIKTTEAIRSKVDIPVIYLTAFGDHTTVSRAKHTEPYGYLVKPFETRELESTIVVALNRRKMEAKLKESERWLNATLRSIGDAILATNSDGIIKYSNKQAEQILGLDSDTLKGKRIDHVFHLVDPQTYNPIENPVITILNNPYPQKNYNEAFLLKRNAELMMIEEHTTLIRDEAGTLTGVVLIFRDITERKQSELGLIASETKYRNLFESMSQGVLYNDINGDILSFNSAVCKIFDIKEEELSQINIFDSRFKFFFEDGTEVPREKLPPYVALKTGKEVKDILLRIRFSKTGNEKWLTLSSTPEYSAGNSKPFRIFTIISDITHIKNYEAELKELNKSKDDFFSIIAHDLKSPFQGLLGFTGLLKDEFPNLSEEEKNDFIDRIHSTTRNIFQFIEQLLEWSRLQTGRVEYRKEKIDIEKVVNTISQLHKPNADNKHISIENRIAAETFGYGDIRMFEAVIDNLLSNAIKFTPDKGIIKISADILDQFLQVTVEDSGVGIAQNKISKLFKIDSHISTKGTSGETGTGLGLILCAEIVNKLQGKIWVESIEGNGTKFIFTIPKYQ
- a CDS encoding deoxynucleoside kinase is translated as MNDIRYIAIEGVIGAGKTSLAQKLSERLSAILILEEFEENPFLEKFYDDRKRFAFQTQMFFLINRYKQQQQMNQQELFAKHIVTDYIFDKDRIFAYMNLNGEELKLYESLFPLLEREIPKPDLVIFLQSSIDRLVSNVKLRGRNFEKNLTRSYLTELSEAYNNFFFKYNNTPLLIVNTSEIDFVNDDDDFDELFKQIFREDRAFIEYFNPEVKGK
- a CDS encoding lipocalin family protein, which codes for MKKYNFIYILLISLLIVTACGKDDNPTESNGDNLVGTWVLTKITIVSGGNLEISPATIGTSATIIIRSDRTFTATTTDSEGTSTETGTWSVANGKITMKTNDGSSEEIPYTVNGNKLTIETVMEIAAFGEVQAKLEFTKQ